One Papaver somniferum cultivar HN1 chromosome 10, ASM357369v1, whole genome shotgun sequence genomic window carries:
- the LOC113315734 gene encoding uncharacterized protein LOC113315734, translating to MEEKKGGRTPIFSAVKDFQDCVDYCGLLQAPKSGLDFSWCNGRVGRKRILCNLDRALYNLKWLDKFSGWHYQVGARGISDHGPIIDSNIVLPKAPNPPFRFQNMCCTYPNFLQVVADSWNEEIIGNPIYIFMNKLKRLKKFLKVWNWEVFGDVRIKLKKAEDKVMEETLKSDNDPSNVDLLNNSVTARGEYEMAANNYNSLLRDKARMNWIKDGDINTKFFHTSIKLRQVHNVITELENSSGHIITDQQGISNVLIDYFSQKFGHQDVLINDSLKRKKTPS from the coding sequence ATGGAGGAAAAGAAAGGTGGTAGAACTCCTATTTTCTCTGCTGTTAAAGATTTTCAAGATTGTGTTGATTATTGTGGCCTTCTTCAAGCTCCAAAATCTGGTTTAGATTTTTCTTGGTGTAATGGTAGAGTTGGGAGAAAGAGGATTTTGTGTAATTTAGATAGAGCattatataacttgaaatggttGGATAAATTCAGTGGCTGGCATTACCAGGTGGGGGCTAGGGGAATATCTGATCATGGCCCTATAATTGATTCTAATATTGTCCTTCCCAAAGCTCCTAATCCACCTTTTAGATTTCAAAACATGTGTTGTACTTATCCTAATTTTCTTCAAGTGGTGGCTGACTCTTGGAATGAAGAAATTATTGGTAATcccatttatattttcatgaacaAGCTTAAGAGACTTAAAAAGTTTCTTAAAGTGTGGAATTGGGAGGTCTTTGGTGATGTGAGAATTAAACTTAAAAAAGCAGAAGACAAAGTTATGGAGGAAACTCTTAAATCTGACAATGATCCTTCTAATGTTGATCTTTTAAATAATTCGGTGACTGCTAGAGGGGAATATGAGATGGCTGCTAATAACTATAATTCTCTTCTAAGGGATAAAGCAAGAATGAACTGGATTAAGGATGGAGATATTAATACTAAATTTTTTCATACTAGCATCAAATTAAGACAAGTTCATAATGTTATAACTGAACTTGAAAATTCTTCTGGCCATATTATTACTGACCAACAAGGTATCTCAAATGTGCTAATTGACTATTTTAGTCAAAAATTTGGTCATCAGGATGTTCTCATAAATGACTctttaaaaagaaagaaaactccTTCTTAG